A region from the Anoplolepis gracilipes chromosome 2, ASM4749672v1, whole genome shotgun sequence genome encodes:
- the LOC140663000 gene encoding jerky protein-like, whose translation MAKMSQNVSGSYQEFYEKMKQDCDILMAKMSENISKSSQEFCEKIKQGCNISMAKMSQNVSKSFQEFCEKLKQECNISMDNMFQNVSRSLQEFDGKMKQETGLSNTFKQAFIQLLKQENISRDNIYFMLLVRLNFNHRKRVIMLNEANMFYMKDDGITSIVCANITGSHKLDPYIIVKLEEIEETINRLKNQLVPSLEVVAMSNDNVLLEEDIFVNWYNIYFTTRVIEHHQQKTNSGKVLLLLKNSEKLNRPPEKIMQAGFETIFFPVSCLPNLQPLHEKIVNVLKNKHIFQTEFEDFNYNNFSTTIFEIWTHISSEDIKNSWNQFLKLDSHTEENTPSTSFIRH comes from the coding sequence ATGGCCAAAATGTCTCAAAATGTATCTGGGAGTTATCAAGAATTCtatgaaaaaatgaaacaagacTGTGATATTTTAATGGCCAAAATGTCTGAAAACATATCTAAGAGTTCTCAAGAATTCTGTGAAAAAATCAAACAAGGATGTAATATTTCAATGGCCAAAATGTCTCAAAACGTATCTAAGAGTTTTCAAGAATTCtgtgaaaaattgaaacaagAATGTAATATTTCAATGGACAATATGTTTCAAAACGTATCTAGGAGTTTGCAAGAATTCGATGGAAAAATGAAACAAGAAACTGGTTTGAGTAACACTTTTAAACAAGCATTCATTCAGCTATTGAAGCAGGAAAATATTAgtagagataatatttattttatgttgttagtgcgtttaaattttaatcatcgGAAAAGGGTAATAATGCTCAATGAAGCTAACatgttttatatgaaagatgATGGAATAACTAGCATAGTTTGTGCAAATATCACAGGAAGTCATAAATTAGATCCTTATATTATTGTCAAATTAGAAGAAATTGAAGAAACGATAAAccgtttaaaaaatcaattagtgCCATCATTAGAGGTCGTTGCTATGTCGAacgataatgtattattagaaGAAGATATTTTCGTAAATTGGTACAATATTTACTTTACGACACGTGTGATAGAACATCATCAACAGAAGACAAATAGCGGTAAAGTGCTTTTACTTCTAAAGAACAGCGAAAAATTGAACCGTCCACCAGAAAAGATCATGCAAGCTGGTttcgaaacaattttttttccagtATCGTGTTTACCAAACCTTCAACCACtacatgaaaaaattgttaacgtcttaaaaaataaacatatcttTCAAACGGAATTCGAAGattttaactataataattttagcacAACAATCTTTGAAATATGGACACATATTTCGTctgaagatataaaaaattcatggaatcaatttttgaaactaGATTCTCATACAGAAGAGAATACTCCGTCAACAAGTTTTATAAGACAttga